CCAGAGCAGCACCCAGTGCATAGACGGAGCCCGAAGGCCTCACCTGCAAACGGCTGACTGTGATAGTATTCAGCCCCTTGGTTCATGTCTGGTGAAGCACAACCATGTTCACGGTTACACATTGTGACGTATCTGAATGTTTTGGCATCGATGGAGATGAGGCTTTACCTGAAACGGAGACGTTGATGGAATGACTGacgtctctcctccttccttctaaGTAGCATCTGTACAGGCCGTCGTCAGAGATGGAAATGACCTTGAAGGTCAGGTTTGAGATCAGTAGATGTCCCTGGTAGAACTGCATTATTTCTACCGTCTCCGTGCCAGTGACCGCGTCGCACTGGTTGATGGAGAGTTTACACCAGGTGACGTTGAGCCGTTCTCCGCAGTGTTTGACTGGACACTGGAGTGTCAGCGGCCGCTGTGGCGCCGTCTTCCATGCGGTGCCTCTCGGCACCTTCAGGTCAGCTTCACAGGACGGAGACCAGGCtgaagatgaaaacaaagaacaGTGGAAACAAAGTCGAATCCTGCTGAAACCCCAACATTACGTTGGTGTTTGTGCAGTTATTCCGCTGGAATCTGATTCCCATCAAGTCATCAGTTTCATCCTGATGACGACGATTAACAATAAATACTTTCTAATCACCCTGGTTTTTGTCCCTCTACACTTGTTTTGTGCCTTCATGTTGAATAATGTTCAATTTATAATTAATCTTAATTAACATTCTTATGTGCAGCTCCAATGTAACAGATTAAGCCTCACCTTCAGCTTCCCCATGAATGGAGCGTAAAGTCCAGCACAGCATCATCAGACAGGTGTACTGTAGTTTACGTGTGAGTCTCATCATGTACAGGACTTGATGCTTCACAGATCCCCTTAGAACTGGTGAACTAGCTGCACGGCTGGCTTCACCTACATGTTCACCACTTCCTGACACCCACAAGTCACGAATGACACAGTTTCCGATGGGTCAGGCAGGAAcctgcaccttctttacttTAGTGAATAGTCTGAGTCTTATTTTAgttatataatttataatttatatttattaattcaaAAATATATATCAGACTATACTGCATATATATGTGCTCATAATATCTATTAATTTCACGAAACAAGaagaaaataacaacaacaagcttAATTACAAAAGAAAGGATCTAGATATAAGATATGTTCTGTcatctgtcaaaaaaaaaacaacaaaaacaaacagccacaaaAAATGCACGtgaattttttttcttgcttgaAGTCAAGTGATGGTTGAAGTTCTTGTTTGATACACAGAACTGACTTTATCAGTTTAACAACATCACTCTCTAGTGGAGAGAAGCAGTAGAACAGACTAGATGGAGTAAATATAGCATCTTCCTGTTTACTGACCCATTGCTACATACACAAACGACAAACATGATGAACATTATGAACAACAGACTTTTATTTGTAACAGTCCTATTACAAAGTCATTACTAAACTAAATTACTATTCTCGTAAATACGTGGCAACCTTCAgttaaaacactgacacaccTTATCACAGCAGAAGTACCCAGTCATTCAGATGAGGTCGTCTGAAAAGTGAGTCATATTAACACAGCACACTTGTCGTGTTTATTATGGGGACTAAAAACCGCATTAGCATCAAGAATATGAGAAATGCCGTCAGACGTTGCTGAGGTCTGGTGTGCAAATAAAGGTTGTGGTTGTGAGATCAGTCGTCCATGAGGTCTATGAAGCTCACAGTCTGAGCTCCCGGTTCCTCAGAGACACTGACAGCTCGTAGTAGCACCATCGCCTGCTGTCCACCCACAGTCATTTCCTAAATGGGATCAGTAAAGTATgtgataaaatattattatgtGGAGCGAACTCACAGTTTTCTATGCAGAACTCCAACCATCAGAGGCTGCAAATAGTCTAATGATCCTCATGGTTTAACACAGAACTGCCTGATGATCGATGAAGGTCCAGTGGACAAACTGTGATGTCCTTGAGCAAATCCTTGTGTTGTTTTCAAACAGACTCTAATACAgaaatgttgaaatgaaaaaagaaatgaaaaggctAATTATACTCACCAGATTTTATCAAGCAAACTGAACTTCTGAGGTGTGAGAAAAGGTTTGCGACTTCCTCATGGCACTAATCCTCATGCAAATAATTGTACTGGATGTCGCACCAACAGCAAACTTAAAAGATGTGAGCGCGCGTTCTAACGAGCTCGAAATGTCCCtgcattcaaatgattaaaaatattcaaagcgctggaaaaacattttatttacaaatgACTGCACTGCAGTTCAACACTGAGTATTTCACAGAGTGAAGTCACAGCTACAACAGGCCGTGCGTCATTTTGATGACTCAGGTGTTTTTAGCCTAAATAATTCTAAATGCTCACTCACTCATATGTGAAAAGTTACATGAAAATGTTTATTAGGAGGACGTTTTATGTTGGCTTCACATATCGTCATACATCCTGTGAACATCACGCACAGGAGGCCACAGGAATAGAAGCGtcactcccctcctccctccctccctccctccctctcttcgtCAACGCTCTCTACTGTGGCCTGTGCACTTGCACAGCGGCAGTGAGATCAGTGGGGTTAGTGTCTAACACGGTGCAGCGCTGACATCCGCGTTCACGTCCACATTCTGGGGCTCCACCATGGGAAACTGCACGTCAGGGTGAGTAACGCTGCAGCACACGCCCACACACGCTTCACTTTACTGGTTCGTGCTGAATATTCTGACATTTTGTCATGCAACATTactgaataaaaatatttgaagaggagaagaagaagaagaagaagaagcctggTTCAGGCTGCGTACTGTGGTTGTAATGTTCAAATGAAACGCACTCATGACCTGCACTTTAGCAAGGAAATAGTGGTTGTGAGATAACAGCCGACAAGGTTTCACACAAAGTTACCGGGTCAGCGGCTTCTCCTCCCACCAAAGTTCTGCTTTGTGTCAATTTCACCTGAAACGTTGCCCCAGGAGCACGAGAGGCGCTCCGTTCTGTGTGTCGGGGCAGAGACGGTTGGCGGCGGACACATGCAGCTTGTAGGCGTATGTAAAGCGCTTCCTCTTGCAGCATACGTTGTCATTTGTGAGGCTGTCAAGGAAATGCTGCTAGAAGGAAAATGTTCTATCATTTTACTGTACTTCATGTTGTGAAAGCCGTATTAACCCACTCGGAGAAAATTAAAACCATGctaaaactgtttaaaataaGTGATTGCATGTAAATGGATCCTGTGCTGCACCTCTAATGTCCCATCCTTTCATCTTGCTCCCATTTCAGatcgaagaagaagaagaaaggtaaAACATGTTTCACTACAGCACCTCAGCGTTCCATATTCATGATGCACATATTAAATGAAGACTGTATGCAGTATTGTTGCATTTTGCATATCGATGGTTTCTCTTTCAGGGGATTCTGCACAGGACGATAAAAAGGTAATTTGCTGACATCCACACCGAGTCTGCTTTTGTGGACCTCACATTTCCCTGGTTATCAGCTTTAGATTTTCATGGGTATGTTCCTGTGCTGTGATCAGTCAGAGGTGCTGCCTTGGCTTATTTCCATACCGGGTGAACGCCTCTGTTGTAAAGTGAAGTGTGGGGCTGTTCATTTCATCCACAGGAAGTTAGAATAATTAACATGTTGAAAGTATCAATGGAACTGTGAATTACTTgtactgtgtgttgtgtgcagccCAATGAGGATGTAACGTACGCCTCTATTGAGCACATTACTGCCAAAAGGTCCACAAGCAACAACCCAAGACCGGCCAAGGCGGCGGCTGAAGATGATAACGAGTGCGACTATGCTGTGGTTCACATCCCGGCGGCAGCGTGCGATTCTGACTCTTCGTCTAAAGAAGAGTGTGCGGACGATTACGTACTCATGGGATAAAGCAGCTCTGAAGCGCGGTGTCGGACCGATAATATCGCACCAGGAGAACCAGGCCGATATTCTGATCGCCGCACTGCCGCGTTTCCCCTTGAACTATTTTAAACTGTCATTCAAGAAACTCAACGAGTCGTCTCCCCTCGTGAAGGAAGCGCTGGCCTGTACACAACTGTGCtccttcatcagcagcacaaagtggaAACATTCCCGTTACTAATATCTGGAAATAGAAAACCAAAGGAGCCCGGATCTGCTTTTTGGAGCTCGAAGAAGTGAAGATGCAAACGGACTCCAGGAAACCCATCACATCACCAAGTTTAGCTACTGTGTAGTAGCTGTGACCTCTACGGTAGTTACACCACGACCTGAGCCACGCACGCAAAAACCACTGTGTGTTGAAAGTCAAAGTGACTGCAGTGGTTCTGAGGAATTCATCGACAATGGTCACTCACGCATGATAAAGTAGGAACTCTAAACAagggagaagtgtgtgtgtgtgtgtgtgtgtgtgtgtgtgtgtgtgtgtgtgtgtgtgtgtgtgtgtgtgtgtgtgtgcgtgctgctgCCTACTACAAAGAGATATTTAAGGCTTAGTTATCGCCAGCACatatataataacaatataaGATTTATAAAGTGTATTGTTTATGTGTAGTACATGAAGTAGTGGTaggtgtactgtatatactatactatacctTACTTAGAAGTGGCAGCACAAGGGAAACTTCAGCTGATGATGGGGGCTAAAAACTGCTCAGTTCCCTAatctctccatcagctgctgttaGTTACAGCAGAACTCGGATGACTGACATTTTAAAGCCACAACCTGCTGAGAGATCGTTAGCAAGTGCAGAAAATCCGTCCAGAAAAGTAGGTCTAAATGCTGTGAGACAGTTCTGAGGGGAAAATGATATCAAGTGTGTAAACCTGTAATCGGCAGAAGATCTACTTAGAGCAAACACATCTGCTGATGCGTGTGGTGTTATGAAAGTTTGATCTGTATCTTATTTGTGCAACAGAGGTGGGTGGTGATATCCTAAACAACTTTCTGCTGCCGTATAAACCGCATTTTAAGAAGCCCAACCTGCATTTACTAATTCTTACCAACTCTGAGTAAGTCCTGCTCATTTCTACGGCTGAACATGAGAAAAACTGTccacagctggaaagaaaacacacgTTTACACGTCTACAAGCCGATGATTTATCACTTTGACTGCATGAACTCACTGTGGTAGTTGGAGCCAAGTGTGACATTTGTACCACTGGCCTTTTCATTGATTCAGCCTTCATTCACTTCTTCATTATTCCTTCTCTCATGCTAATAAGTGAAATAGCTTAAGTTGTGCATCATTAAACTTAAAATGAACCTGTGAGTAAGATATTGGTGGAGAAACCCTGTTCAGATTACCATAAACATGTGTACTGCCCAGATCACGGTGGTGCTGCGTTCTGTGGGCAGAGGCACACAAAACATGACAGCTTCCTCTTTTCTATGACACCCATGATCTATGTGATGATAACTACTCTATGTTGCAGCGAGCCGTGATGTGAATGCACAAACTAATGggcatttgtttttcctttacttcctgtttatgaACGTGTATCAGGCGCATTATGATTTTTTATTCAGAGTAAAATTATATTTCAAAGCAAAGTAAAATCAAATATGAGAGATTATCAAACTCTAAAAACTCCAGTTTTACTGAAGCCAAGTGTGAGGCATCTGTAGGCATCTTTAAAGTATGTAACACAGACCACTGGTGCATACCCAGACCGTTTGATTTGGCTGAACTCAACTTATTGCTCCTACAGTAAAGCTTTATGGgtctatttttgtttgtttttttacattattcataCATATTAGCATCTGCCGTGACAAAGGGCGTGAAAGGACAAAAGGTTCTGGtctccaccagcaggtggcagcacacACTTTCCTCTCCTGAACCATCAGTTTTCACTGATTTAAACTTAGAAATTCACTCATATGGATGGATAGATTTACccaaagtacagtatattttactCTCATACTGTTTCTTATAATCCTGTAGAGCCCAGTTTATATTAGACTACTGTGTTTAAATGGAACTTTAATATGTGCaattacattattatacattaaCAGGTAATATTAAAACTTTACATACATTTCCTCATGTCAGCTGAGTTACTGAATCATTTGTAGTCCTGCTGTATAAGAATAAAGACGTTAAATGTATTTACACTTTTACTCTTCCTGAATAATTGTGCATAATCGTATATAAACGCATTTGATCAGCTGCGTCACGAAGCCTGCAGTACCGCTGACTCGACACGATGCGCCTGGCGGAAGAGAGGAAACTTTCCGATTTCGGCAGTTGCATCTGTAGTTAGTAATAACGTTCTCAGCGAGACCCACACACTCTCTGTGAGTGGGTTCCTCTggcagagcgagagcgagagcgagcgtgTGGCCTCAGGAACGCCCCCGTCTCCACCAGATCGCTCAGAGCCATGAGGCTTCCCTTTCTCATCGGAAGCCTTTCATTTCACCACTATCTCACCCCTTCTCAGCGTCGCAGCCGTCAGTCGTTCACAGTGAGCCATGTGCATTTAGGTGTAGGGAGCATGTGCAGGGTTCTTGGGTGAGAAGAAGTCTGCAGACGAGTTATAGATGGAGTTCACACGCTGAACGTAGCTGGCGTAGGGCTCcacttcctccacatcctctgtctgaaaaacaaagagcaaagGTGACTTATTTGCCGGAAAACACACAACTATAGAGTCACTGTAACGGCAACCCACCGCTGAAGTTTTCAGTGCTGATTTATCGGCCTGACAGCATCGTCTGGCAAAAGGTGGAAACACAGACAGCTCAGTGACCCAACAAGCGGCTTGGAGGCGGTCATAAATGCTTTTTACACCATGCACATGTTATTACCTCAAAATGATTAGTTTCTTTTGTGCAAAAATAAAGAATCCCACCAAAAGTACAAAGGTTAACACACCAATTGGTATGTAGATCCAAGGGAAgtctgtgagagagagatgatGAAACAGGCAACAACAGTGACAATGACTTTACAGAAAACTAGCTCTGCAGCGTGTTCAGTAAAAGGCAAAAAGGTTTGTGTAAATGTTCTGTCCTCTCCGTTCTGAGCAGGCCTTACTTTTTCGACCCTCTACTCGTCCATTTGTCGAGGTGTTGGTGGCTCCTGGAGCAGGAAAGTCTAAACAGGAGATGCTCGgcttaaataaaacattcacgCTTCATAAAAGGTTGATCCAAATCTCCAAACTGACCTGAGGCAGACACTGTGAACTCAACAAGGTCAATTCCTCCGCTGTAAACGGACTCACACCTGTAGACGCCCTGGTCATTGGCCGAGAAGGCCGGGATCTGCAGGTACGACTGAAACTCGGTCGTGTTTCGAAGCGCCTTGTCGTCTTCGCAGGTGTTTTCACTTCGGCCATCAATATTAAAGGTGATCTTGcagtttttgtgtttcaggGATATGTCCCAAATCTCAAATAACATGTTCATCCAAGTTTTATTGCTGCACATCAGCGTAGCGTTATCTCCCAGGTTGAAAGTTAAATTAACGAGgactggaggaactggaggaaggaaaaaaagctgAATAGATCGTTTGTACAAAtgcttatttttttaaacactaaCATGTGAAAATATGTCTGTAAGTACTAAAAATGAAGCTTTTGATAGCGAGGAGCAGCTGACTAAAAAAAGCACCAAAGCTTTGGACGCTAAGCATATTCCATAGTACGAAACGCATAGAGAAAGTACTTAAGGTTAGAAATAAAGGTGATCTTAATATTTACATAGCCCAAAAATGTGAAAAGGAGTTTACCATGATGTGTAGTGCTGGAGTTCACAAAGGTGCTTTGATTAGTTCCTGAGGGAATTAGAGATGGATGCAGGAAAAGGTTAGAAAAACGCTGTTATTATTTCATAAGCGGGAGAAAGACAAGTGTTTAATGAGCGCATCAATCATTAGTGGTTATTTGAGTTAGTAAGttagaaaaataattaaatccACCAGGACTTAGTAAAATAACACAACACTGCTTTAGGAAGATTTTTAGTTCAGACGTTCAGAAGTAGAAAAGAGCTTTGTGTTCTTGTTGATGCAGAAACTAAAAGCTCAGCATTATTACatcaatgaaatgaaagtgaaattTCCTTAAGGGGGTCCTACGACCCACCGCCAGTAAACACAATGGTGGCGTAGTAAAACCGCAGAGGCAGCACAGATGTTTCTTTGTCAACCTGCCAGAGACCCCACAGTGGAGAAAAGCTGCATCATGTTGTGACCCTGATCTGATTTCCACAGCTCATTCACAGGTCGATATGTTCGCTCTGTGTGCTCTTAGCGGAACATTTCCACTCTTACCAGCCCTGACATCAACCCACCTGTGTGCTAGTTCTTTCCACTGTCTACACTGAGTCACAACACAAAAGAAATTTGTGTGGTTAACCCCTTCAATGTACAGTTTTCCACTGTTATGGCTGACTGACCCACTcacattacatacagtaaaaagtGCCTCAGATTGTTCATCACAAAAGATAATTAAGCACTAAGAGCAACTGCAGCTTAGCGTCTGTTTAGGAGTGGAGACAGAATGAATGAACCTACTGTCAGAGCGATAGCTGTGGCCTAAGGCTGTACATGAAATGAAAGGGTTTAATGTCCAGACCTGGGTCCGTGCTCCATGTTTCAGGCACCAGCAGGACAACCACTGCCAAAATCCACATCGTGCTCCTCATCTCCAGTCTTTGGAGTCCTCCGTACAGTGAGCCCACGCCGCTGATCATCATGTCTAGACTTTTAGTCCATCTACAGTAGCATAACTAAAGCGTCAATCCTCAATTCTATCTGGACATGTTGATGTCGTAAAACCCCATTTATTCCatgtcattttctctttttctgacAGAAAGCTCGGCGCTCAGAGCGAAGCGGCGTCTTCGTGCCATCCAGACCAAGTGAAAATCCTTGTCACCCGCTGTGATACTGAAATATAAAGCGCATGTGACTAACAGATCCCTCCCtcattctttctctttcccCTCTCCAAGCTAGTTTCCACCCCAAAATCTGCCTTGTTCTACCACACATGACGTCTTTCATGTCTTTCAACTCTAGTTTCCTTTTCTTCACAGTCTCATGATCATCCTCTTTCAAAGCAGTGACTCTAAACAGCCCAAGCCAGAAACCTCAGATACACATTAGAGTTACACTTTTAGCAAAGgaaaatcaaataaatgctGTGGGTGAGTTAATTAAACTAACCGTTAgttttatataatttatgtTAGTTTGTTTCTATTAGTTAGTTTATATTAGTTAGTTTTATACATATAATGTGCAATAAACCAAGCATGACTTTGTAGCTTTGCTTTATTAAAGTAACGCTAACTTAAACTAACACAACTCAAACAATGATTGagtataattatttaaattctgTACAGAGGCAACAGCGAGTTGTGTTGCAGCATTATTTCTCATtttaacatgtactgtaggaagtCTATCACAATCAAATCAAAGCTGTATTGTAAGTACAGTATAAGTATTACCTAATAAAATAGTGTATGTTCTTTACACACATATGCCAGTGCAGTGTGATCAGAGCGGGTGGTTGTGGTCTCATATTTGCTGGTGTAGGAACTTGTTCTTTAGAGGTTTCATATCACAGAATTGCTTACACATGCCTTTCATGAAGTGTTAATGTAGCAGCAAAAAGTGCACTATTATTGACACCATCCTCAGTTTGCAGGCGGCAGATTAACTGACAACGGCATTTTAGTAGTTATCTGGGGTATCTAGGGTTTTCATCTGCTAGCTCCATGCGGTGTTTGTGGTTTACCAGTCTTCAGTATGCCGTGCAATGACACATCCTGATATTAACTGTCCTATATGCAACCAGACGTCAGATGAAGTAAAAGCCCAGGCATTTCTTCTGTTTGTGCCTCATCCGCCCCTAAACATGGTAGAAATGAAACTTTTCAATGGCACATTGTGTggttgaacaaaaaaaaacacatttgcgcCTCATCTTCAAGTCTTAGTAAACAGCACGAGTACTGCTGGTAGCAAGTAGATTTGCATCCATGACCAGCAACAAGGCTGTTCCCCTTTTCCTAAGATCTAACATTAGATAGTTTGTGGAAAACAGAGGTGGTGGCAGCTCAGCTGACTTTAAACTGGAGCCAGCCTGTCCAGAAAGGAGCGAAACATCCCCTTTGCCACATATTTGCTGCTGTAGTCAGCTGCGGTTCCTAAATATGGACCAGCCTGGCAGGATAAAGTAGGAACTCTAAGCAAGAGAGAAGTacccacgtgtgtgtgtgtgtgtgtgtgtgtgtgtgtgtgtgtgtgtgtgtgtgtgtgtgtgtgtgtgtgtgtgtgtgtgtgtgtgtgtgtgtgcgcgcgcgcactgTTTCCCCTAGATAGAACATACTTCCTGTTGATGTCAAAATGGCCCAAAAATATGACTTGAAGGGTAAAAAAATAGTTGTTATGATAATGAGTGACTAGTACAGCATGTCTAAAATGAGCAATTTATTGCTTTATTCCTATGAtaactatttattattaaaacatattGGACCAACCTGGTCTACTGTAGCTAAAaaaacagtagtagtagtagtagtagtagcagtaaagATACTCCTAATTATTTAACCtattactgtataatatatTTCTGTATATATTTTGACAGGCTATAAATATTTTGGGCGTTTCTCAAAATACTATATTCTTGCACTTAAACCACATAATGCAATACAGAAACCATCTC
This genomic interval from Betta splendens chromosome 21, fBetSpl5.4, whole genome shotgun sequence contains the following:
- the si:ch211-214p13.8 gene encoding B- and T-lymphocyte attenuator, coding for MMRLTRKLQYTCLMMLCWTLRSIHGEAEAWSPSCEADLKVPRGTAWKTAPQRPLTLQCPVKHCGERLNVTWCKLSINQCDAVTGTETVEIMQFYQGHLLISNLTFKVISISDDGLYRCYLEGRRRDVSHSINVSVSDMNQGAEYYHSQPFAARRLRPPARDVPWLPYFIICFSVAFLAFTMTALSRLSSRVWRRTLNCSSSSHEQVTSRCTIPGLPQRADPSIPVLQAHFPVLNHLDRPRSSGPTAPPPPPPGAQSRADEGDAPASGVYAVIKHKQRGTGDTRPQTQSHRPEYSTVSVS
- the si:ch211-214p13.9 gene encoding uncharacterized protein si:ch211-214p13.9 isoform X2, whose protein sequence is MMISGVGSLYGGLQRLEMRSTMWILAVVVLLVPETWSTDPVPPVLVNLTFNLGDNATLMCSNKTWMNMLFEIWDISLKHKNCKITFNIDGRSENTCEDDKALRNTTEFQSYLQIPAFSANDQGVYRCESVYSGGIDLVEFTVSASDFPAPGATNTSTNGRVEGRKNFPWIYIPIGVLTFVLLVGFFIFAQKKLIILRRCCQADKSALKTSATEDVEEVEPYASYVQRVNSIYNSSADFFSPKNPAHAPYT
- the si:ch211-214p13.7 gene encoding uncharacterized protein si:ch211-214p13.7 translates to MGNCTSGSKKKKKGDSAQDDKKPNEDVTYASIEHITAKRSTSNNPRPAKAAAEDDNECDYAVVHIPAAACDSDSSSKEECADDYVLMG
- the si:ch211-214p13.9 gene encoding uncharacterized protein si:ch211-214p13.9 isoform X1: MMISGVGSLYGGLQRLEMRSTMWILAVVVLLVPETWSTDPGTNQSTFVNSSTTHHVPPVLVNLTFNLGDNATLMCSNKTWMNMLFEIWDISLKHKNCKITFNIDGRSENTCEDDKALRNTTEFQSYLQIPAFSANDQGVYRCESVYSGGIDLVEFTVSASDFPAPGATNTSTNGRVEGRKNFPWIYIPIGVLTFVLLVGFFIFAQKKLIILRRCCQADKSALKTSATEDVEEVEPYASYVQRVNSIYNSSADFFSPKNPAHAPYT